In the Streptomyces coeruleoprunus genome, GCGGCGGATGCTGGGCGGGGGCGCTGATGTCCGCGCTCCACGCGTACCCGGCGCAGTACGGTGGAGTCGTCGCTGATCGGGACGCCGGCTCCCGCCCGCGGGGATGGAGGTCGCACACGATGCCCCTGCCTCGTCACCTGCGCGCCCGCCCGGGAAAGCTCCGCGAGCTGGCCGAGCAGATCGAAGAAGCGACGGGTCTGCGCGTGCAGATCCTGGGAGGATCTCTCGTGATGTCCCCGACGCCACGCGGCAAGCACGCGGGTGTTGTCTACCGGTTGGAAGAAGCCATCAGGCCCGCGCTGCCGTCGGACTTGGTGGCTGCGGAGATGGTTTCCGTCGAGATGCCGGAGGACCCGGACGACTTCGTCACCCCGGACCTCACGGTATGCCCAGCGGCCTTCCTGGAGTCGGACGACTGGCTGCTCGACCCACACGATGTCGAGCTCGCTGTCGAGGTGATCTCGCAGTCGGAGAAGGCCCGGGACACCTCCCAGAAGAACGACTGGTACGCCGTGGCCGGCGTACGCGCCCTCCTGGTCATCGACCCCCGCCACGGCGCCTGGTCCCTCCACACCCGCCCCGAGGGCGGCGCCTATCAGGACGTACTACGCGGTAAGTACGGCGAGGACGTCCCGCTGCCCGAGCCACTGTCGCTCGTCCTGGCGACGGGCCGATTGCCGATGTACTCGCCCGGCGGTCGGTGAGGCTCGGGAGCCGGCCGTCACGTCCACGGGATCGTCAACCACGGGCTGGCGGGATCCGTCATCAGGACGCGGTGCACAGCGAGGACATCCTCGTACCACTTGCCGAACTCCTCCTCGTCGAAGTGGAGGCAACGGCCGAGAACGTAGGCGGCCGAGAAGTCCGCCCAGGAGCGGTAGTTGGTCCGGACGAGCTGGCCGGCACGGATCACGGCGGACTCGGCCTCCGCGAGGGTGCCGTATCGGCAGACCAGGCCCCACCGTGCCATGCTCGAAGCGCGGCCGTAGTCCCAGCCTTCGATGGTGCGGATGTATCCGCTCTCGGGCAACAGGCCGTCAGCGCGGAAACGAGCCTCGTAGCGGGCGATGCGGCCGATGAGTCGCTGCACACCGGCCACTTGTGATTCGAGCTCGGTGGGGGACGGCGCACGGCCCTGCGTCACGCCGTCGGGACTCAGACGCGGCCGGGCGGCTTCCTCGGCTCGCGCACGGACGAT is a window encoding:
- a CDS encoding Uma2 family endonuclease encodes the protein MPLPRHLRARPGKLRELAEQIEEATGLRVQILGGSLVMSPTPRGKHAGVVYRLEEAIRPALPSDLVAAEMVSVEMPEDPDDFVTPDLTVCPAAFLESDDWLLDPHDVELAVEVISQSEKARDTSQKNDWYAVAGVRALLVIDPRHGAWSLHTRPEGGAYQDVLRGKYGEDVPLPEPLSLVLATGRLPMYSPGGR